A region from the Acipenser ruthenus chromosome 13, fAciRut3.2 maternal haplotype, whole genome shotgun sequence genome encodes:
- the sdr42e2 gene encoding putative short-chain dehydrogenase/reductase family 42E member 2 isoform X2, which produces MELCSMKRNGTACQVERFTSSYKAEPNGSVCRTQGNGHPCTNETKTSASTKHRFNGVVPRWSKAADCTGNRCVGSLNGTRTVKALVTGGGGYFGYRLGCALVRCGISVILLDLHKPKWDIPEGAVFLQSDIRDYGALYKVCDGVGCVFHVASYGMSGPEQLKKAQIESVNVGGTNNVIRVCTQRNITRLIYTSTVNVVFEGSPIVQGDEETVPYVPLDKHVDQYSKTKAIADQMVLAANGTPLKGGTTLQTCVLRPPGIYGPEERRHLQRVAVNIERRLFSFSFGNRHAKMNWVHIDNLVQAHMLAAEALTAGKGYIASGQIYYINDGESVNLFEWLTPLFEKLGHSRPLIHLPVSLVYTAAILMECLHVALRPVIEIPLLLTRNEVRNIAVTHTFKIDKARRQLGFCPKQYSFTDSVDYYMKSRAVEQSFFSVCMKATLIIGSLLALLFLSCFWDDLSILKTSNETGH; this is translated from the exons ATGGAACTGTGCAGCATGAAACGAAACGGAACAGCCTGTCAGGTGGAGCGGTTCACGAGTTCATACAAGGCAGAGCCAAACGGGAGCGTTTGCAGAACACAAGGCAATGGACATCCCTGCACGAACGAAACAAAGACCTCCGCCTCCACAAAACACCGCTTCAACGGAGTGGTGCCACGCTGGAGCAAAGCTGCTGACTGCACCGGCAACAGGTGCGTCGGCAGTCTGAACGGGACAAGGACTGTGAAAGCGCTGGTGACCGGGGGAGGAGGCTACTTTGGCTACCGTCTGGGGTGCGCCTTGGTGAGGTGTGGCATTTCGGTTATCCTCTTGGATTTGCACAAACCTAAATGGGATATCCCAGAAGGAGCTGTGTTTCTCCAG AGTGACATACGGGATTATGGTGCTCTTTATAAAGTCTGTGACGGGGTAGGCTGTGTTTTCCACGTTGCCTCTTACGGCATGTCAGGACCAGAACAG cttAAGAAAGCGCAGATTGAATCTGTGAATGTTGGTGGGACTAACAATGTAATTAGAG TGTGCACACAGAGAAATATTACCAGATTGATATATACAAGTACTGTCAATGTAGTGTTTGAAGGAAGTCCTATTGTACAAGGGGATGAGGAAACAGTGCCATACGTACCACTGGACAAG cATGTAGATCAATACTCCAAGACCAAAGCCATTGCTGACCAAATGGTGCTAGCAGCTAATGGGACTCCGTTGAAGG GTGGTACGACACTGCAGACCTGTGTCCTCCGACCCCCGGGTATTTACGGGCCTGAAGAGCGGAGACACTTGCAGCGAGTTGCT GTGAATATCGAGAGGAGGCTGTTCAGCTTTAGCTTTGGAAATCGACATGCCAAGATGAATTGGGTTCACATCGACAATCTGGTCCAGGCTCACATGCTGGCAGCAGAGGCTCTCACTGCAGGCAAGGGGTACATTGCA AGCGGACAGATTTATTACATCAATGACGGGGAGTCTGTCAATCTGTTTGAATGGCTGACCCCTCTG TTTGAGAAGCTGGGGCACAGTCGACCTCTGATTCATCTGCCTGTCTCATTAGTTTACACAGCAG CCATTCTAATGGAGTGTCTTCATGTGGCACTTAGGCCAGTCATTGAAATCCCACTCTTGTTAACCAGGAATGAG GTTAGGAACATTGCTGTCACTCACACCTTCAAGATAGATAAAGCTCGCAGGCAGCTGGGGTTCTGTCCAAAGCAGTACAGCTTCACAGATTCGGTGGATTACTACATGAAATCCAGAGCGGTGGAGCAGAGCTTCTTTTCCGTCTGCATGAAAGCCACGCTGATCATCGGGAGCTTGCTGGCTTTGCTGTTCTTGTCCTGCTTTTGGGATGACCTGTCAATCCTAAAGACATCAAATGAAACTGGTCATTAA
- the sdr42e2 gene encoding putative short-chain dehydrogenase/reductase family 42E member 2 isoform X1: protein MELCSMKRNGTACQVERFTSSYKAEPNGSVCRTQGNGHPCTNETKTSASTKHRFNGVVPRWSKAADCTGNRCVGSLNGTRTVKALVTGGGGYFGYRLGCALVRCGISVILLDLHKPKWDIPEGAVFLQFSISLQCQSDIRDYGALYKVCDGVGCVFHVASYGMSGPEQLKKAQIESVNVGGTNNVIRVCTQRNITRLIYTSTVNVVFEGSPIVQGDEETVPYVPLDKHVDQYSKTKAIADQMVLAANGTPLKGGTTLQTCVLRPPGIYGPEERRHLQRVAVNIERRLFSFSFGNRHAKMNWVHIDNLVQAHMLAAEALTAGKGYIASGQIYYINDGESVNLFEWLTPLFEKLGHSRPLIHLPVSLVYTAAILMECLHVALRPVIEIPLLLTRNEVRNIAVTHTFKIDKARRQLGFCPKQYSFTDSVDYYMKSRAVEQSFFSVCMKATLIIGSLLALLFLSCFWDDLSILKTSNETGH, encoded by the exons ATGGAACTGTGCAGCATGAAACGAAACGGAACAGCCTGTCAGGTGGAGCGGTTCACGAGTTCATACAAGGCAGAGCCAAACGGGAGCGTTTGCAGAACACAAGGCAATGGACATCCCTGCACGAACGAAACAAAGACCTCCGCCTCCACAAAACACCGCTTCAACGGAGTGGTGCCACGCTGGAGCAAAGCTGCTGACTGCACCGGCAACAGGTGCGTCGGCAGTCTGAACGGGACAAGGACTGTGAAAGCGCTGGTGACCGGGGGAGGAGGCTACTTTGGCTACCGTCTGGGGTGCGCCTTGGTGAGGTGTGGCATTTCGGTTATCCTCTTGGATTTGCACAAACCTAAATGGGATATCCCAGAAGGAGCTGTGTTTCTCCAG TTTTCCATTTCTCTTCAATGTCAGAGTGACATACGGGATTATGGTGCTCTTTATAAAGTCTGTGACGGGGTAGGCTGTGTTTTCCACGTTGCCTCTTACGGCATGTCAGGACCAGAACAG cttAAGAAAGCGCAGATTGAATCTGTGAATGTTGGTGGGACTAACAATGTAATTAGAG TGTGCACACAGAGAAATATTACCAGATTGATATATACAAGTACTGTCAATGTAGTGTTTGAAGGAAGTCCTATTGTACAAGGGGATGAGGAAACAGTGCCATACGTACCACTGGACAAG cATGTAGATCAATACTCCAAGACCAAAGCCATTGCTGACCAAATGGTGCTAGCAGCTAATGGGACTCCGTTGAAGG GTGGTACGACACTGCAGACCTGTGTCCTCCGACCCCCGGGTATTTACGGGCCTGAAGAGCGGAGACACTTGCAGCGAGTTGCT GTGAATATCGAGAGGAGGCTGTTCAGCTTTAGCTTTGGAAATCGACATGCCAAGATGAATTGGGTTCACATCGACAATCTGGTCCAGGCTCACATGCTGGCAGCAGAGGCTCTCACTGCAGGCAAGGGGTACATTGCA AGCGGACAGATTTATTACATCAATGACGGGGAGTCTGTCAATCTGTTTGAATGGCTGACCCCTCTG TTTGAGAAGCTGGGGCACAGTCGACCTCTGATTCATCTGCCTGTCTCATTAGTTTACACAGCAG CCATTCTAATGGAGTGTCTTCATGTGGCACTTAGGCCAGTCATTGAAATCCCACTCTTGTTAACCAGGAATGAG GTTAGGAACATTGCTGTCACTCACACCTTCAAGATAGATAAAGCTCGCAGGCAGCTGGGGTTCTGTCCAAAGCAGTACAGCTTCACAGATTCGGTGGATTACTACATGAAATCCAGAGCGGTGGAGCAGAGCTTCTTTTCCGTCTGCATGAAAGCCACGCTGATCATCGGGAGCTTGCTGGCTTTGCTGTTCTTGTCCTGCTTTTGGGATGACCTGTCAATCCTAAAGACATCAAATGAAACTGGTCATTAA